One genomic region from Pongo abelii isolate AG06213 chromosome 4, NHGRI_mPonAbe1-v2.0_pri, whole genome shotgun sequence encodes:
- the GDF9 gene encoding growth/differentiation factor 9: MALPNKFLLWFCCFAWLCFPITLGSQASGGDAQIAASAELESGATPWSLLQPIDERDRAGLLPPLFKVLSVGRGRTPRLQPDSRALHYMKKLYKTYATKEGIPKSNRSHLYNTVRLFTPCTQHKQAPGDQITGILPSVELLFNLDRITTVEHLLKSVLLYTINNSVSFSSAVKCVCNLMIKEPESSSRTLCRAPYSFTFNSQFEFGKKHKWIQIDVTSLLQPLVASNKRSIHMSINFTCMKDQLEHPSAQNGLFNMTLLVSPSLILYLNDTSAQAYHSWYSLNYKRRPSQGPDQERSLSAYPVGEEAAEDGRSSHRRHRRGQETVSSELKKPLVPASFNLSEYFKQFLFPQNECELHDFRLSFSQLKWDNWIVAPHRYNPRYCKGDCPRAVGHRYGSPVHTMVQNIIYEKLDSSVPRPSCVPAKYSPLSVLTIEPDGSIAYKEYEDMIATKCTCR; encoded by the exons ATGGCACTTCCCAACAAATTCCTCCTTTGGTTTTGCTGCTTTGCCTGGCTGTGCTTTCCTATTACCCTTGGTTCTCAGGCTTCTGGGGGAGATGCTCAGATTGCTGCTAGTGCTGAGTTGGAATCTGGGGCTACGCCTTGGTCCTTGCTGCAGCCTATAGATGAGAGAGACAGAGCTGGCCTCCTTCCCCCGCTTTTCAAAGTTCTATCTGTTGGGCGAGGTAGGACACCTAGGCTGCAGCCAGACTCTAGAGCTTTGCACTACATGAAAAAGCTCTATAAGACATATGCTACCAAGGAAGGGATTCCTAAATCCAATAGAAGTCACCTCTACAACACTGTTCGGCTCTTCACCCCCTGTACCCAGCATAAGCAGGCTCCTGGAGACCAGATAACAG gaaTCCTTCCATCAGTGGAACTGCTATTTAACCTGGATCGCATTACTACCGTTGAACACTTACTCAAGTCAGTCTTGCTGTACACTATCAACAActcagtttctttttcctctgctgTCAAATGTGTGTGCAACCTAATGATAAAGGAGCCAGAGTCTTCTAGCAGGACTCTCTGCAGAGCTCCATACTCATTTACCTTTAACTCACAGTTTGAATTTGGAAAGAAACACAAATGGATTCAGATTGATGTGACCAGCCTCCTTCAACCTTTAGTGGCCTCCAACAAGAGAAGTATTCACATGTCTATAAATTTTACATGCATGAAAGACCAGCTGGAGCATCCTTCAGCACAGAATGGTTTGTTTAACATGACTCTTCTGGTGTCCCCCTCACTGATCTTATATTTGAATGACACAAGTGCTCAGGCTTATCACAGCTGGTATTCCCTTAACTATAAAAGGAGGCCTTCCCAGGGTCCTGACCAGGAGAGAAGTCTGTCTGCCTATCCTGTGGGAGAAGAGGCTGCTGAGGATGGGAGATCTTCTCATCGCCGTCACCGCAGAGGTCAGGAAACTGTCAGTTCTGAATTGAAGAAGCCCTTGGTCCCAGCTTCCTTCAATCTGAGTGAATACTTCAAACAGTTTCTTTTTCCCCAAAATGAGTGTGAGCTCCATGACTTTAGACTTAGCTTTAGTCAGCTGAAGTGGGACAACTGGATTGTGGCTCCGCACAGGTACAACCCTCGATACTGTAAAGGGGACTGTCCGAGGGCTGTTGGACATCGGTATGGCTCTCCAGTTCACACCATGGTACAGAACATCATCTACGAGAAGCTGGACTCCTCAGTGCCAAGACCGTCATGTGTACCTGCCAAATACAGCCCCTTGAGTGTTTTGACCATTGAGCCTGATGGCTCAATTGCCTATAAAGAGTACGAAGATATGATAGCTACAAAGTGCACCTGTCGTTAA
- the UQCRQ gene encoding cytochrome b-c1 complex subunit 8 (The RefSeq protein has 1 substitution compared to this genomic sequence), with product MGREFGNLTRMRHVISYSLSPFEQRAHPHVFTKGIPNVLRRFRESFFRVAPQFVVFYLIYTWGTEEFERSKRKNPAAYENDK from the exons ATGGGCCGCGAGTTTGGGAATCTGACGCGGATGCGGCATGTGATCAGCTACAGCTTGTCACCTTTCGAGCAGCGCGCCCATCCGCACGTCTTCACTAAAGGAATCCCCAACGTTCTGCGCCGCTTTCGGGAGTCTTTCTTTCGCGTGGTGCCGC agtttgtAGTGTTTTATCTTATCTACACATGGGGGACTGAAGAATTCGAGAGATCCAAGAGGAAGAATCCAGCTGCCTATGAAAATGACAAATGA